The Lactuca sativa cultivar Salinas chromosome 2, Lsat_Salinas_v11, whole genome shotgun sequence genome includes a window with the following:
- the LOC111917352 gene encoding uncharacterized protein LOC111917352, with protein sequence MASSQEQETQGSSTSVDQPPLWDFVTKLDKLAGAGGCWEFKCNLCSETRQGSYSRVRALLLGIKGTGISICEKATTVDKLNMTQLEDEYEKKKTEDQLDQEIARIFYTGGLPFNLARNPHYVRAFQFVANNKIDELIKKFINEIGHENVVQIITDNVANCKAAGEIIEIQFPHIYWTPCVVHTLNLALKNICSPRNVETNELTYEQCRWIKEVHEEAFAIKNFIMNHNMRLSIFTKFTPLRLLSVADTRFASIIVTLKRLKLIKRGLQAMVISEEWSSYRLDDIEKANSVKEYILNDDWWDKVTYILSFTRTIYEMIRACDTDKPCLHLVYEMWDSMIEKVKIEIYKKEKRPTSQISCFYDVVHRILVDRWVKNNTPLHYLAHSLHPRYYSDAWLMDDSTRCAPHRDGEISQERMKCFRRLFPNDDEYGRVLDEYAMFLMKSGPFEDLTIISKMATMEPKNWWVNFGAQTPFLQTLAFRLLGQPSSSSCAEHNWSTYAFIHSLKRNKLTTSRAQDLLYIHNNLRILSRTPKDDVKMLDVGGDAFDSMEDVGFLEFADLSLDERDFENDLIIDN encoded by the exons ATGGCTTCTTCTCAAGAACAAGAAACACAAGGATCATCTACATCAGTTGATCAACCTCCATTGTGGGACTTTGTGACTAAGCTCGATAAACTTGCTGGAGCAGGAGGATGTTGGGAGTTCAAGTGTAATCTTTGCAGTGAAACCCGACAAGGATCATATTCTAGAGTTAGAGCACTTTTGCTTGGCATAAAAG GTACTGGGATTTCTATTTGCGAGAAAGCAACAACAGTTGACAAACTTAACATGACACAATTAGAAGATGAGTATGAAAAGAAGAAAACCGA GGACCAACTGGATCAAGAAATAGCTAGAATATTTTATACTGGAGGTTTACCTTTTAATCTTGCAAGAAATCCACACTATGTCAGGGCTTTTCAGTTTGTTGCTAACAACAAAATTGATG AATTGATTAAGAAATTCATCAATGAAATTGGTCATGAAAATGTTGTGCAAATCATTACCGATAATGTAGCAAATTGTAAGGCGGCTGGAGAGATTATAGAGATTCAGTTTCCTCACATCTATTGGACACCATGTGTTGTTCATACACTTAATCTTGCTTTGAAGAACATTTGTTCACCAAGGAATGTGGAAACAAATGAACTAACATATGAACAGTGCCGCTGGATAAAAGAAGTTCATGAAGAGGCGTTTGCAATAAAAAATTTCATCATGAACCATAACATGAGGCTCTCGATTTTCACCAAGTTTACTCCTCTTAGGTTGCTTTCTGTTGCTGACACTCGCTTTGCCTCCATCATTGTGACGCTTAAGAGATTGAAACTTATCAAAAGGGGTCTTCAAGCTATGGTCATAAGTGAAGAATGGTCTTCTTATAGATTAGATGACATTGAGAAAGCAAACTCTGTGAAAGAATATATTTTGAATGATGATTGGTGGGATAAAGTAACATATATTCTTAGTTTCACTCGAACTATATATGAGATGATTAGAGCTTGTGACACTGACAAGCCATGTTTACACTTGGTCTATGAGATGTGGGATTCTATgattgagaaagtgaagattgAGATCTACAAGAAAGAAAAACGTCCAACATCTCAAATAAGTTGTTTTTATGATGTTGTGCATCGTATTTTAGTGGATCGATGGGTGAAGAATAACACTCCCCTACATTATTTAGCTCACTCTTTACATCCAAG ATATTATAGTGATGCATGGTTAATGGATGATTCTACAAGATGTGCTCCACATAGGGATGGAGAAATTTCACAAGAAAGGATGAAATGCTTTCGAAGGTTGTTTCCTAATGATGATGAGTATGGTAGAGTCCTTGATGAGTATGCGATGTTTTTAATGAAGAGTGGTCCTTTTGAAGATTTAACAATCATTTCAAAGATGGCTACTATGGAACCCAAGAATTGGTGGGTTAACTTTGGTGCTCAAACTCCTTTTCTCCAGACTTTGGCTTTTAGATTACTTGGACAACCTAGTTCTTCTTCTTGTGCTGAGCATAATTGGAGTACTTATGCATTTATTCACTCGCTTAAAAGGAACAAGTTGACTACAAGTCGTGCTCAAGACTTGCTTTACATCCACAATAATCTCCGAATTTTGTCAAGGACTCCGAAAGATGATGTAAAGATGTTGGATGTGGGCGGAGATGCTTTTGATTCAATGGAAGACGTCGGGTTTTTGGAGTTTGCAGATCTCTCACTAGATGAACGTGATTTTGAAAATGATTTAATTATTGATAATTAG